A portion of the Krasilnikovia cinnamomea genome contains these proteins:
- a CDS encoding glycosyltransferase has protein sequence MNGFRTAPRLAVIVANNITGDSRVQKAAIAAARDGWDVTVVGRSLSKQREESMMGPVKVLRLPVLDNYRQYRRRQGRNMRCRLTQAGLPDRNALNRYRGAHDAWRLRQETRLAADTATWLNPSRRAWMRMRHDVYRLRNRLWRWEEDRISAAGAATGDWRRDVPEQVDRDLAFVPVLVDLAPDVIHANDITTISTAAQAVVRLRRGGHRVNWLYDAHEYVRGFEWTRPQHAHGFPAMEREFIHRADAVVTVSPQLAELLREAYDLAQAPLVVRNAPIQEVIGAGDTAVSVRQAAGLGAGVPLLVYAGWIGPERGLGTAIRALPALPGFHLAIVANRHNAELRALLGDAVERGVRDRVHVVPYVAQHLVPDYLASADLGIVCFRHTPNCEVSLPTKVPEYLHARLPLVVSDIRVVGDFVRQHGFGEVFTAEDERSFAEAVSRAHAGRAALAARITEDVLRDLSWEHQSGGLVQLYRHIAPRTPETTRPTVSWTVRESAETPAQTDPATRGWRPLASTGTRLGVGPANYAGQAAGFAQAVCRLRDDVSAEVFMYRSAQDRCFPADVYLDDAQLNQPELQVEQVRRIRRRYTHLLAEAFRPVFGRLNGYHIGADLPMLASAGIKVALLAHGTEVRDPARHLAEHPFSHFRDAEPDRVANLTAITERNRRVAEQSGLPVYVTTPDLLDDLPWATWTPLVVDVDAWYCDRPVMERVRPVVLLAPSARWTKGTDRVLPVLEDLDRRGAIELRLAEQVQWAEMRKQIHDADVVIDQFTTGAYGALSCEAMAAGRVVVAYLSDRVKAVAGADLPIVEATPDTLATALQSLIDDRDHAAKTGAASREFAVTHHNGERTARALSDFLT, from the coding sequence TTGAACGGCTTCCGCACCGCGCCGCGCCTGGCCGTGATCGTCGCCAACAACATCACCGGCGACTCGCGGGTCCAGAAGGCCGCCATCGCCGCGGCCCGCGACGGCTGGGACGTCACCGTGGTCGGGCGCAGCCTGTCGAAGCAACGGGAAGAATCCATGATGGGGCCGGTGAAGGTCCTCCGGCTGCCCGTGCTGGACAACTACCGGCAGTATCGCCGGCGCCAGGGCCGCAACATGCGCTGCCGGTTGACCCAGGCCGGCCTGCCCGACCGGAACGCGCTCAACCGCTACCGGGGCGCGCACGACGCCTGGCGGTTGCGCCAGGAGACGCGGCTGGCGGCGGATACCGCCACCTGGCTGAATCCGAGCCGCCGGGCGTGGATGAGAATGCGCCACGACGTCTACCGCCTGCGCAACCGGCTGTGGCGGTGGGAGGAGGACCGGATCTCCGCCGCCGGTGCCGCGACCGGCGACTGGCGCCGGGACGTACCCGAACAGGTGGACCGCGATCTCGCGTTCGTACCGGTACTGGTGGACCTGGCGCCGGACGTCATCCACGCCAACGACATCACCACGATCAGCACGGCCGCCCAGGCCGTCGTCCGGCTGCGCCGTGGCGGACACCGGGTGAACTGGCTCTACGACGCGCACGAGTACGTCCGGGGGTTCGAATGGACCCGGCCACAGCATGCACACGGCTTCCCGGCGATGGAACGCGAATTCATCCACCGCGCCGACGCCGTGGTCACGGTCTCACCCCAGCTGGCGGAACTGCTGCGCGAAGCGTACGACCTGGCGCAGGCACCGCTGGTCGTACGGAACGCCCCGATCCAGGAGGTGATCGGCGCTGGCGACACGGCCGTGTCGGTGCGGCAGGCCGCGGGCCTCGGCGCCGGAGTGCCGCTGCTGGTGTACGCCGGCTGGATCGGCCCCGAACGCGGACTGGGCACGGCGATCCGCGCCCTGCCCGCCCTGCCCGGCTTCCACCTGGCGATCGTGGCCAACCGCCACAACGCGGAACTGCGGGCGCTGCTGGGCGACGCCGTCGAGCGGGGCGTGCGCGACCGGGTGCACGTGGTGCCGTACGTCGCCCAGCACCTCGTGCCCGACTACCTGGCCTCGGCGGACCTGGGGATCGTCTGCTTCAGACACACCCCCAACTGCGAGGTCTCCCTACCCACCAAGGTGCCCGAGTATCTGCACGCCCGGCTGCCCCTGGTTGTCAGCGACATCCGAGTCGTGGGCGACTTCGTACGGCAGCACGGCTTCGGTGAGGTGTTCACCGCCGAGGACGAGCGGAGCTTCGCCGAAGCCGTCTCGCGTGCCCACGCCGGGCGCGCCGCCCTGGCCGCACGGATCACCGAGGACGTGCTCCGGGACCTGTCCTGGGAGCATCAGAGCGGCGGGCTGGTGCAGCTGTACCGGCACATCGCTCCGCGCACCCCCGAAACCACCCGCCCGACGGTGTCCTGGACGGTGCGCGAGAGCGCCGAGACACCGGCCCAGACCGATCCGGCCACCCGGGGCTGGCGCCCACTGGCGAGCACCGGGACCCGGCTGGGCGTCGGGCCCGCCAACTACGCGGGGCAGGCCGCCGGCTTCGCGCAGGCGGTGTGCCGCCTGCGCGACGACGTCTCCGCCGAGGTCTTCATGTACCGGTCTGCGCAGGACCGCTGCTTCCCGGCCGACGTCTACCTCGACGACGCGCAGCTGAACCAGCCCGAGCTGCAGGTCGAACAGGTACGGCGCATCCGGCGCCGGTACACCCATCTGCTCGCCGAGGCGTTCCGTCCGGTCTTCGGCCGCCTCAACGGCTACCACATCGGCGCCGACCTGCCCATGCTGGCATCGGCGGGCATCAAGGTGGCGTTGCTGGCGCACGGCACCGAGGTGCGCGATCCGGCGCGGCACCTCGCCGAGCACCCGTTCTCCCACTTCCGGGACGCCGAGCCGGACCGGGTCGCGAACCTCACCGCCATCACCGAACGGAACCGGCGGGTGGCCGAGCAGAGCGGCTTACCGGTGTACGTGACAACGCCCGACCTGCTCGACGACCTGCCCTGGGCGACCTGGACGCCGCTGGTCGTCGACGTCGACGCCTGGTACTGCGACCGGCCGGTGATGGAGCGGGTCCGTCCCGTCGTGCTGCTCGCCCCGTCGGCCCGCTGGACGAAGGGCACCGATCGCGTCCTGCCGGTGCTGGAGGATCTGGACCGCCGAGGCGCGATCGAGCTGCGGCTGGCCGAGCAGGTGCAGTGGGCCGAGATGCGGAAACAGATCCACGACGCCGACGTGGTCATCGACCAGTTCACCACCGGCGCGTACGGTGCCCTGTCGTGTGAGGCGATGGCGGCCGGGCGCGTCGTCGTGGCGTACCTGAGTGACCGGGTGAAGGCGGTCGCCGGAGCGGACCTGCCGATCGTCGAGGCGACCCCGGACACGCTGGCCACCGCGCTGCAGAGTCTGATCGACGACCGCGACCACGCGGCGAAGACCGGCGCGGCGTCACGGGAGTTCGCGGTGACTCACCACAACGGCGAACGCACCGCCCGGGCGCTGTCGGACTTCCTGACCTAG
- a CDS encoding GNAT family N-acetyltransferase produces MQDSLALRPFVESDLPFLERLDADPDALGPYEWAGFIDTRARRRRWEKDGYIGKESAALAVVRPDDTVIGIASWEAKTRGGPIGGCYEIGLALLPEHRGRGYGTAAQSMLVQYLLRYTTANRLEAQTDAENLAEQTALERIGFRREGLLRGVRFRHGIWRDMVLYGLLRDEATISLE; encoded by the coding sequence ATGCAAGACTCACTGGCCCTGCGTCCGTTCGTCGAGAGCGATCTGCCCTTTCTGGAGCGGCTCGACGCCGACCCCGACGCGCTGGGTCCGTACGAATGGGCGGGCTTCATCGACACGCGCGCCCGGCGCCGCCGTTGGGAGAAGGACGGCTACATCGGCAAGGAGTCGGCGGCGCTGGCCGTGGTGCGCCCGGACGACACCGTGATCGGCATCGCCAGCTGGGAGGCGAAGACCCGGGGCGGCCCGATCGGCGGCTGCTACGAGATCGGCCTGGCCCTGCTGCCGGAGCACCGTGGCCGCGGCTACGGCACCGCGGCGCAGAGCATGCTGGTGCAGTACCTGCTGCGGTACACGACGGCCAACCGGCTGGAGGCGCAGACCGACGCGGAGAACCTCGCCGAGCAGACCGCGTTGGAACGCATCGGTTTCCGCCGGGAGGGGCTGCTGCGCGGGGTCCGTTTCCGGCACGGCATCTGGCGCGACATGGTCCTCTACGGCCTGCTCCGCGACGAGGCGACGATCTCCCTGGAGTGA
- a CDS encoding MerR family transcriptional regulator: MSSSYTPGETAHRTGFSLDTLRYYERIGLLAGVGRTPGGQRQYSDDDLGLLEVLRCLRETGMPIHRMREFADLCRAEDTITERIDLLEEHDRDVRQRIATLQSQRTRLREKIAYYRDAHS; the protein is encoded by the coding sequence ATGTCGTCCTCCTACACGCCCGGCGAGACCGCCCACCGGACCGGCTTCAGCCTGGACACCTTGCGCTACTACGAGCGGATCGGGCTCCTGGCCGGTGTCGGCCGCACGCCGGGCGGGCAACGCCAGTACAGCGACGATGACCTCGGGTTGCTGGAGGTCCTGCGCTGCCTGCGGGAGACCGGCATGCCGATCCACCGGATGCGTGAGTTCGCCGACCTGTGCCGCGCGGAGGACACCATCACCGAACGCATCGACCTCCTTGAGGAGCACGACCGCGATGTCCGCCAGCGCATCGCAACCCTGCAGTCCCAGCGCACCCGCCTGCGGGAGAAGATCGCCTACTACCGGGACGCCCACTCGTGA
- a CDS encoding DegT/DnrJ/EryC1/StrS family aminotransferase, translated as MSGAFEPIPAARPVIGEREIEAAVRVLRSGMVVQGPEVAAFEEEFSEVVGGRHCVAVNSGTSALYLCLLGLGVGPGDEVVVPSFSFAATANAVRLVGAEPVFADIEADSFCLDPAAVAAAVTARTVAILPVHLYGHPAAMDQIMPIAQRHGLAVVEDACQAHAAALHGRPVGTFGDAGCFSFYPTKNMHSLEGGMVATGDADLARRLRLLRNQGMEQRYANEIVGANVRLTDVAAAIGREQLRQLPQWTRQRRAHAKFFDATLTAVATPPVADGVSHVYHQYTVRVDGDRDAVAQELRERGVGTGVYYPTPIHRLRPFRDSPGVRGELPETERAARQVLSLPVFPSLTQAELERIAVAVNAVRVAA; from the coding sequence ATGTCTGGGGCCTTTGAACCGATCCCGGCCGCGCGGCCGGTGATCGGTGAGCGGGAGATCGAGGCTGCCGTTCGGGTGTTGCGCTCGGGGATGGTGGTGCAGGGGCCCGAGGTGGCGGCGTTCGAGGAGGAATTCTCCGAGGTGGTCGGGGGCCGGCACTGCGTGGCAGTGAACTCGGGGACCTCGGCGCTGTATCTGTGCCTGCTGGGGTTGGGTGTGGGTCCCGGTGACGAGGTGGTGGTGCCGTCGTTCTCCTTCGCGGCGACGGCGAACGCGGTGCGGCTGGTGGGTGCGGAACCGGTGTTCGCCGATATCGAGGCGGACAGCTTCTGCCTGGACCCGGCGGCGGTGGCCGCGGCGGTGACGGCGCGGACGGTGGCGATCCTTCCGGTGCATCTGTACGGGCATCCCGCCGCGATGGACCAGATCATGCCGATCGCGCAACGGCATGGGCTGGCGGTGGTGGAGGACGCGTGTCAGGCGCACGCGGCGGCGTTGCATGGACGTCCGGTGGGGACGTTCGGGGACGCGGGGTGTTTCAGCTTCTATCCGACGAAGAACATGCACTCGCTGGAGGGCGGAATGGTCGCCACCGGCGATGCCGACCTGGCCCGCCGGTTGCGATTGTTGCGGAATCAGGGGATGGAGCAGCGGTACGCCAACGAGATCGTCGGTGCGAACGTCCGGTTGACGGATGTGGCCGCCGCGATCGGGCGGGAGCAGTTGCGGCAGTTGCCGCAGTGGACGCGGCAGCGGCGGGCGCACGCGAAGTTCTTCGACGCCACGCTGACCGCGGTGGCGACCCCGCCGGTGGCGGACGGGGTGTCGCACGTCTATCACCAGTACACGGTGCGGGTCGACGGTGACCGCGACGCGGTCGCGCAGGAGTTGCGGGAGCGGGGGGTGGGCACGGGGGTGTACTACCCGACGCCGATCCACCGGTTGCGGCCGTTCCGGGACTCGCCGGGGGTGCGAGGGGAGTTGCCGGAGACCGAGCGGGCGGCGCGGCAGGTGTTGTCGTTGCCGGTGTTCCCGTCGTTGACGCAGGCCGAGCTGGAGCGGATCGCGGTGGCGGTCAACGCGGTGCGGGTGGCGGCGTGA
- a CDS encoding helix-turn-helix transcriptional regulator, producing the protein MLDEVMVAAEIADCLGVSRQRVAVQVERSDFPMPIARLSVGRMWRTSDVRQWAASRSHRVHEDERE; encoded by the coding sequence TTGCTGGACGAGGTCATGGTGGCCGCCGAGATCGCCGACTGCCTCGGCGTCTCGCGTCAGCGCGTGGCCGTTCAGGTCGAGCGAAGCGACTTTCCCATGCCTATCGCACGCCTGTCGGTGGGCAGGATGTGGCGCACATCCGACGTCCGCCAATGGGCCGCCAGCAGATCACATCGGGTCCACGAGGACGAGCGGGAATAG
- a CDS encoding glycosyltransferase family 4 protein gives MAIDDVAGAGHRGRVVMLVDNGVKGDSRVQKTARSAAEAGWDVILLGRSSNASPHTWSLGAAQVRLLPVPRTPNVGARACRRRLLRSPLAYPPTGIAECRVRQVGAWKADITIRRAVGIAEGTHSGARRALLGAETRLARIAGRWVAYRQGQLIRAQTRLADFDTPKGRLYTAFWLRLLGDRAWRMLEPRLWDFELTYGPVIDKLKPDLIHANDFAMLGVGARAKIRARAKGRSVKLVWDAHEYLAGLLPRRNDHRWLPANLSAEREYVPYADATITVSTGLAELLQQQYQLPQLPAVVLNAPAQDHVPPGDHEVPDLRARCRVGPDTPLLVYSGAAAAQRGLRVMVEALPELDGAHVAFVVSNRTSPFIATLRQRAGELGVADRVHVLSYVPHWHVVRLLSGADVGVIPIHHCANHEIALITKYFEYSHARLPIVVSDMRVMAETTRQTGNGEVFRAEDVADFTRAVRAVLADPARYRAAYDRPGLLENWTWQAQARVLDEVYERVVPRDATAAPAARTGRADAPAQSLA, from the coding sequence ATGGCGATCGATGACGTGGCCGGCGCGGGCCACCGCGGTCGGGTGGTCATGCTGGTTGACAACGGCGTCAAGGGCGACTCCCGGGTACAGAAGACCGCCCGCTCCGCCGCCGAGGCCGGCTGGGACGTCATCCTGCTGGGCCGATCGTCGAACGCCTCGCCGCACACCTGGTCACTGGGCGCCGCGCAGGTCCGCCTGCTGCCCGTACCCCGCACCCCGAACGTAGGTGCCCGGGCATGCCGTCGGCGGTTGCTGCGGTCACCGCTGGCCTATCCGCCGACCGGCATCGCCGAATGCCGGGTCCGGCAGGTGGGCGCCTGGAAGGCCGACATCACCATCCGACGTGCCGTGGGCATCGCCGAGGGGACGCACTCCGGCGCTCGGCGTGCCCTGCTGGGCGCCGAGACCCGGCTCGCCAGGATCGCGGGCCGCTGGGTCGCGTACCGGCAAGGGCAGCTCATCCGGGCGCAGACGCGCCTCGCCGACTTCGACACCCCCAAGGGGCGGCTCTACACGGCCTTCTGGCTGCGGCTCCTGGGCGACCGCGCCTGGCGGATGCTGGAGCCGCGGCTGTGGGACTTCGAGCTGACCTACGGCCCGGTGATCGACAAACTCAAGCCTGACCTGATCCACGCCAACGACTTCGCCATGCTCGGCGTCGGTGCTCGCGCCAAGATCCGGGCACGGGCGAAGGGCCGGTCGGTGAAGCTGGTCTGGGACGCCCACGAGTACCTTGCGGGCCTCCTGCCCCGGCGCAACGACCACCGCTGGCTGCCGGCCAATCTGTCCGCCGAGCGCGAGTACGTGCCGTACGCGGACGCCACCATCACCGTCTCCACCGGCCTCGCCGAGCTGTTGCAGCAGCAGTACCAGCTCCCGCAACTCCCGGCCGTGGTGCTCAACGCGCCGGCCCAGGATCACGTGCCGCCCGGCGACCACGAGGTGCCCGATCTGCGCGCCCGGTGCCGCGTCGGCCCGGACACCCCGTTGCTGGTCTACAGCGGAGCGGCCGCCGCGCAACGCGGCCTGCGGGTGATGGTCGAGGCCCTGCCGGAGCTGGACGGGGCGCACGTCGCCTTCGTCGTCAGCAACCGCACCAGCCCTTTCATCGCCACGCTGCGGCAGCGGGCCGGTGAGCTGGGCGTCGCGGACCGGGTCCACGTCCTGTCCTACGTACCGCACTGGCACGTCGTGCGGTTGCTGTCCGGCGCCGACGTCGGCGTGATCCCGATCCATCACTGCGCCAACCATGAGATCGCCCTCATCACCAAGTACTTCGAGTACTCCCACGCCCGCCTGCCGATCGTCGTCAGCGACATGCGCGTCATGGCCGAGACGACCCGGCAGACCGGCAACGGGGAGGTGTTCCGGGCCGAGGACGTCGCGGACTTCACCCGCGCGGTACGCGCCGTCCTGGCCGACCCGGCCCGCTACCGGGCGGCGTACGACCGGCCCGGGCTGCTGGAGAACTGGACCTGGCAGGCCCAGGCGCGCGTCCTCGACGAGGTGTACGAGCGCGTCGTACCCCGCGACGCCACCGCCGCGCCCGCGGCCCGCACCGGGCGCGCCGACGCCCCGGCGCAGTCGCTGGCCTGA
- a CDS encoding aldo/keto reductase has protein sequence MAEIVLGAMLFGTRIGEADSFALLDRFVQRGGRWIDTANNYAFWLHPSGFGGQSEQVIGRWLAARPGMRARILLSTKAGAQPTDATRGLDAPEGLTRAAVGAAMGASLRRLGVDHVDMYWAHIEDRSVELADTVSVFAELAAAGKVRRLGASNTPAWRVERARGLAAARDVPGWTAMQLRYSYVQPRPGAALEATSHRMVFPETLDYVRADPELELWAYSTLLNGGYSRADRPLEQAYDHPGTTRRLAALAEVARDLGVTRNQVVLAWLLGGDPPVFPIVGASTLDRLDEVMDAAALTLDPELRARLDAAR, from the coding sequence ATGGCTGAGATCGTGCTCGGAGCGATGCTGTTCGGTACCCGGATCGGTGAGGCGGATTCCTTCGCCCTGCTCGACCGCTTCGTGCAGCGAGGTGGCCGGTGGATCGACACCGCGAACAACTACGCATTCTGGTTGCATCCCTCCGGCTTCGGTGGCCAGAGCGAACAGGTGATCGGCCGCTGGTTGGCGGCGCGCCCGGGGATGCGTGCGCGCATCCTGCTCAGCACCAAGGCCGGCGCGCAGCCCACGGACGCGACCCGTGGGTTGGACGCGCCGGAGGGCCTGACCCGTGCGGCGGTGGGCGCGGCCATGGGCGCGAGCCTGCGGCGGCTCGGCGTGGATCACGTGGACATGTACTGGGCGCACATCGAGGATCGGTCGGTGGAGCTGGCCGACACGGTGAGTGTCTTCGCGGAACTGGCGGCTGCGGGCAAGGTCCGTCGCCTCGGCGCGTCGAACACTCCCGCCTGGCGGGTCGAGCGCGCCCGGGGCCTCGCCGCCGCGCGCGACGTCCCCGGCTGGACGGCCATGCAACTGCGCTATTCGTACGTGCAGCCGCGTCCTGGGGCGGCGTTGGAGGCGACGTCGCACCGGATGGTCTTCCCGGAGACGCTGGACTATGTGCGGGCTGACCCGGAGCTCGAGCTCTGGGCGTACTCGACGCTGTTGAACGGGGGGTACAGCCGCGCGGATCGGCCGCTGGAGCAGGCCTACGACCATCCCGGCACGACCCGTCGCCTGGCGGCCCTCGCGGAGGTGGCCCGGGATCTGGGTGTCACCCGCAACCAGGTCGTGCTGGCGTGGCTGCTCGGCGGCGACCCGCCGGTCTTCCCGATCGTCGGCGCCAGCACCCTCGACCGGCTCGACGAGGTGATGGACGCGGCCGCCCTCACGCTCGATCCGGAGCTGCGGGCTCGGCTGGACGCGGCGCGGTAG
- a CDS encoding ABC transporter substrate-binding protein, with protein sequence MPASTTGRPGLSPSRPLWRRPVTWLVIAGVLVAALAITAVRLQPRHWNACHGFSREYLHVWSRDGDCVGVTDGATPIDAAFGAQLGGRFGALLDAIRAENERVESGRVDTPGSDTDCTSTAGEAVDVAALAPWRSDLAGGRAIHQLAGMYVAQWRANHLRQPGGCVPFIRLLVADPGRDMNGWSEVVDELSTYDRLVAVVGLALSRTQMIEAARTLNGRGIPVVADVVTADGFDRSNFAGVPEVCHPQSGTGKLTQFYRIAYPNQRYFAQLGAYLTGVDLLGRGRAVQVTQAGYDSDQFTCTNVEHVNRLLEPAPDPITFELSGNGKDATGQIFTKVSPICTDPAVRTVFYTARAVDLATFVVAMNRACPRGITIAAGTDTTRLLTPETSHALEMQRQDALEVLHSGNVKLYFPATNSAARLAGSTGFANFKAAYTGAFAGTGHAELFPFTDAELADTWMVNAHDAMFVTAAAVHALHTNGQAYEPAHVASNLSSFEIPDAAQGTLRFDRNGTRVGTPVVLRLCSDGVAPSTQVVVPRRLTACPGDQR encoded by the coding sequence ATGCCCGCCAGCACCACCGGCCGTCCCGGCCTGAGCCCGTCCCGGCCGCTGTGGCGACGCCCCGTCACGTGGCTCGTCATCGCGGGGGTGCTGGTGGCGGCGCTGGCCATCACCGCGGTACGCCTGCAGCCCCGCCACTGGAACGCCTGCCACGGCTTCTCCCGCGAATACCTGCACGTGTGGTCCCGCGACGGCGACTGCGTCGGGGTCACCGACGGCGCCACCCCGATCGACGCGGCGTTCGGCGCGCAGCTCGGTGGACGCTTCGGCGCCCTGCTCGACGCCATCCGCGCGGAAAACGAGCGGGTCGAGTCCGGCCGCGTCGACACTCCGGGCAGCGACACCGACTGCACCAGCACCGCCGGTGAGGCGGTGGATGTCGCCGCGCTCGCGCCGTGGCGCTCCGACCTGGCGGGCGGACGGGCCATTCACCAACTGGCGGGAATGTACGTCGCCCAGTGGCGGGCGAACCACCTGCGCCAGCCGGGCGGGTGCGTGCCGTTCATCCGGCTGCTGGTCGCCGACCCGGGCCGGGACATGAACGGCTGGTCGGAGGTGGTGGACGAGCTGTCCACGTACGACCGCCTGGTCGCGGTGGTGGGGCTGGCGCTCAGCCGTACCCAGATGATCGAGGCGGCGCGGACGTTGAACGGCCGTGGCATCCCGGTGGTCGCGGATGTGGTCACCGCGGACGGCTTCGACCGCAGCAACTTCGCGGGTGTCCCCGAGGTCTGCCACCCGCAGAGCGGGACCGGCAAGCTGACCCAGTTCTACCGGATCGCCTACCCGAATCAGCGGTACTTCGCGCAGCTCGGCGCCTACCTGACGGGGGTGGATCTGCTCGGGCGGGGTCGCGCCGTGCAGGTCACCCAGGCCGGGTACGACTCCGACCAGTTCACCTGCACCAACGTCGAGCACGTCAACCGGCTGCTCGAGCCGGCGCCCGATCCGATCACCTTCGAGCTGAGCGGCAACGGCAAGGACGCGACCGGCCAGATCTTCACCAAGGTGTCGCCGATCTGCACCGATCCCGCCGTACGCACGGTGTTCTACACGGCGCGGGCGGTCGACCTGGCGACGTTCGTCGTGGCGATGAACCGGGCATGCCCGCGCGGCATCACGATCGCCGCGGGTACGGACACGACCCGGCTGCTCACCCCGGAGACGTCGCACGCGCTGGAGATGCAGCGGCAGGACGCGCTCGAGGTGCTGCACTCCGGCAACGTCAAGCTGTACTTTCCGGCCACCAACAGCGCCGCCAGGCTCGCCGGCTCCACGGGTTTCGCCAACTTCAAGGCCGCCTACACCGGGGCGTTCGCGGGCACCGGGCACGCGGAGCTGTTCCCGTTCACGGACGCGGAGCTGGCCGACACGTGGATGGTCAACGCGCACGACGCGATGTTCGTGACCGCGGCGGCCGTGCATGCCCTGCACACCAACGGGCAGGCGTACGAGCCGGCGCACGTCGCCAGCAACCTCAGCAGTTTCGAGATCCCGGACGCGGCGCAGGGCACGTTGCGGTTCGACCGCAACGGCACCCGCGTGGGTACGCCCGTGGTGCTGCGGCTGTGCTCGGACGGCGTCGCACCGTCCACTCAGGTCGTGGTCCCGCGCCGGCTCACCGCGTGCCCGGGCGACCAGCGGTAG
- a CDS encoding CAP domain-containing protein, giving the protein MGRKTMRKVATMVGVLLAGAGASLVTLTVTAAPAQAATVTTSTLQSQLVTYTNNTRVRAGCKPIRVDSRLLLASRGHSAYQARTRKMSHIGANGSSFVTRARTAGYAYPMSENVAYGYTTASATMKAWMASPGHRANIVDCRAKAMAVGVVYASNGTPYYTQMFGWT; this is encoded by the coding sequence GTGGGTCGCAAGACGATGCGCAAGGTCGCGACGATGGTCGGCGTGCTGCTCGCCGGTGCCGGTGCCTCGCTGGTCACCCTGACGGTGACCGCCGCACCCGCCCAGGCCGCCACCGTCACCACGTCCACCCTGCAGTCGCAACTGGTGACCTACACCAACAACACCCGCGTCCGGGCCGGCTGCAAGCCCATCCGCGTCGACAGCCGCCTCCTGCTGGCCTCCCGCGGCCACAGCGCCTACCAGGCCCGCACCCGCAAGATGAGCCACATCGGCGCCAACGGCTCCTCGTTCGTCACCCGCGCCCGCACCGCCGGCTACGCCTACCCGATGAGCGAGAACGTCGCCTACGGCTACACCACCGCCTCCGCCACCATGAAGGCATGGATGGCCAGCCCCGGCCACCGAGCCAACATTGTGGACTGCCGCGCCAAGGCCATGGCCGTCGGCGTCGTCTACGCCAGCAACGGCACCCCGTACTACACCCAGATGTTCGGCTGGACCTGA
- a CDS encoding Gfo/Idh/MocA family protein, translating to MRAGGRRLRAGLIGLGAMGRNHARVLAGLDGVDFVGVQDPAGDPGGTLPVPVVTDLADLLALGLDYAVVACPTAWHEQVGLELAGHGVCALIEKPLALSVGEARHLVEAFESRGLVAGVGHIERYNPALRSLQTRLEASELGEVFQVVTRRQGPYPHRISDVGVVLDLATHDIDLTGWVTGQPYVSIAARTASRSGRPHEDMLAAVGQLADGAVVNHLVNWLSPLKERSTVVTGDRGCYVADTLTADLTFYANAAIDTEWEALRTFVGVSQGDMIRYAIPKREPLLVEHEMFRDAVDGKQTGIVSLREGLRTVEVAAAVLTSAHQGATVPVPPADPATRHPRQRTPGHPLAQDTATLADE from the coding sequence GTGAGGGCGGGCGGGCGCCGGCTGCGGGCCGGGCTGATCGGGCTGGGCGCGATGGGCCGCAATCACGCGCGGGTGCTGGCGGGGTTGGACGGGGTGGACTTCGTCGGGGTACAGGACCCGGCCGGTGACCCGGGCGGGACTCTGCCGGTGCCGGTGGTGACCGATCTGGCGGACCTGCTCGCGCTGGGGCTGGACTATGCGGTGGTGGCCTGCCCGACGGCGTGGCACGAGCAGGTCGGGTTGGAGCTGGCCGGCCACGGGGTGTGCGCGCTGATCGAGAAGCCGCTGGCGTTGTCGGTGGGGGAGGCCCGGCACCTGGTCGAGGCGTTCGAGTCGCGCGGGCTGGTCGCCGGGGTGGGGCACATCGAGCGGTACAACCCGGCGTTGCGCAGCCTGCAGACCCGGCTGGAGGCCAGCGAACTGGGTGAGGTTTTCCAGGTGGTCACCCGCCGGCAGGGCCCGTACCCGCACCGGATCTCCGACGTGGGGGTGGTGCTGGACCTGGCCACCCACGACATCGACCTCACCGGCTGGGTCACCGGTCAGCCGTACGTGTCGATCGCGGCGCGGACCGCGTCGCGCAGTGGCCGCCCGCACGAGGACATGCTGGCCGCGGTCGGGCAGCTCGCCGACGGTGCCGTGGTCAACCACCTGGTCAACTGGCTGAGCCCGCTCAAGGAACGCTCGACCGTGGTCACCGGCGACCGGGGCTGCTACGTAGCGGACACGCTGACCGCTGACCTGACGTTCTACGCCAACGCCGCGATCGACACTGAGTGGGAGGCCCTGCGTACCTTCGTCGGGGTCTCCCAGGGCGACATGATCCGCTATGCCATCCCCAAACGCGAACCACTGCTGGTCGAACACGAGATGTTCCGCGACGCGGTCGATGGCAAACAGACCGGCATCGTCTCGCTGCGCGAAGGTCTGCGCACCGTCGAGGTCGCCGCCGCGGTCCTGACCTCCGCACACCAGGGCGCCACGGTGCCCGTTCCACCCGCCGACCCCGCCACCCGCCACCCGCGACAGCGCACTCCCGGCCACCCCCTCGCCCAGGACACGGCCACCTTGGCCGACGAATAG